One Lycium barbarum isolate Lr01 chromosome 5, ASM1917538v2, whole genome shotgun sequence genomic window carries:
- the LOC132640804 gene encoding probable beta-1,4-xylosyltransferase IRX10, with the protein MYNMCIIMLFPNKSNKYLKMYYSPFGMISWVFLLLLPITIAVAKKLPHATSVTTERISGSAGDVLEDDPVGRLKVYIYELPSKYNKKLLQKDPRCLTHMFAAEIFMHRFLLSSAVRTLNPEEADWFYTPVYATCDLTPNGLPLPFKSPRIMRSAIQLISTNWPYWNQTEGADHFFLVPHDFGACFHYQEEKAIERGILPLLQRATLVQTFGQRNHVCLNDGSITIPPYAPPQKMQAHLIPLDTPRSIFVYFRGLFYDVNNDPEGGYYARGARASIWENFKNNPLFDISTDHPTTYYEDMQRSIFCLCPLGWAPWSPRLVESVVFGCIPVIIADDIVLPFADAIPWEDIGVFVAEKDVPYLDTILTSIPPDVVLRKQRFLANPSMKKAMLFPQPAEPRDAFHQILNGLARKLPHDKTTFLKPGEKRLNWTAGPAGDLKPW; encoded by the exons atgtataatatgtgtataatta TGCTTTTTCCCAACAAATCAAATAAGTATCTAAAAATGTATTATTCTCCATTTGGGATGATTAGTTGGGTCTTTCTGCTGCTGCTACCCATCACCATTGCTGTAGCGAAAAAGCTTCCTCATGCAACTTCTGTTACTACCGAGAGGATTTCTG GAAGCGCTGGTGATGTCCTGGAAGATGATCCAGTTGGAAGACTGAAAGTTTACATATATGAATTACCAAGCAAATATAACAAAAAGCTGCTGCAAAAAGATCCAAGATGCCTCACTCATATGTTTGCTGCAGAAATCTTCATGCATCGATTCCTTTTATCAAGTGCTGTTAGAACTCTTAATCCTGAAGAAGCTGATTGGTTTTATACACCTGTGTACGCTACTTGTGACCTAACACCTAATGGGTTGCCTTTGCCCTTCAAATCGCCACGGATTATGAGGAGTGCAATACAACTCATCTCCACAAACTGGCCTTACTGGAATCAAACTGAAGGAGCTGATCACTTCTTTCTTGTTCCTCATGATTTTGGAGCTTGCTTTCACTATCAA GAAGAGAAAGCTATTGAACGAGGCATTCTTCCATTGCTTCAGCGTGCTACGTTAGTCCAAACTTTTGGACAGCGGAATCATGTTTGTTTGAATGATGGCTCAATCACAATTCCGCCATATGCACCACCTCAAAAGATGCAGGCTCACTTGATTCCCCTGGATACCCCAAGGTCCATCTTTGTCTATTTTCGTGGCTTGTTTTATGATGTCAACAATGATCCTGAAGGTGGTTATTACGCCAG AGGTGCAAGGGCATCAATATGGGAAAATTTCAAGAACAATCCACTTTTTGACATATCGACTGACCACCCAACTACATATTATGAGGACATGCAACGATCCATTTTCTGCTTGTGCCCTTTGGGCTGGGCTCCATGGAGTCCTAGATTGGTAGAAAGCGTAGTATTTGGTTGCATACCTGTTATCATAGCAGATGACATTGTGTTACCTTTTGCGGATGCTATCCCTTGGGAAGATATTGGTGTGTTTGTAGCAGAAAAAGATGTACCCTACTTAGATACTATTCTCACTTCTATACCACCAGATGTAGTCCTAAGGAAGCAAAGGTTTCTAGCCAATCCATCAATGAAGAAGGCAATGTTGTTCCCACAACCAGCTGAACCTAGAGATGCATTTCATCAAATCTTAAACGGACTTGCTCGGAAACTGCCTCATGACAAGACTACTTTTCTGAAGCCAGGAGAAAAGAGACTCAACTGGACAGCAGGTCCAgctggagatttgaaaccttggTAA